Genomic segment of Candidatus Aminicenantes bacterium:
AGAACGAAAACAACCTGATCATGAGCGACGCGGTCAGCCGCCTGCGGCGGCTGACCGCCCTCATGTTGAAAGGGTTTCTGTTGCTGGCTACCGCCCTCTCGCTGGTGGCCGTGTTGCTGATTATCGCTTATATCACCCGCGACGCCCTCCCTTTTTTCAAGCTGCGCGGCCTGGGTGAGCTTTTTAGAAGCACCGCCTGGTACCCCAGCGGCCGTCCGCCCGAATTCGGAGCCATGGCCATCTTCTTCGGCACAGGCCTGGTCACCCTCGGAGCCATCCTGGTGGCCGTCCCCCTAGGCGTGGCAGCCGCCATTGCCCTGAGCGACATCCTGCCTTACCGCCTGCGCCAAGCCGTCAAACCGGTTATCGAAATCCTGGCCGCCATCCCTTCGGTGGCCTACGGCTTTTTCGCTCTGGTAATTTTAGCGCCGCTGCTGCAGAACCGCGGCGGCTCGCTGCTGGTGATCGCACTCTGGGTTATTGCCTTGCCTTTGGGATTGCTTTTCATTTTCGTGGTCACGGAGATCGCCACGCGCTCCATCCGTGAGGACATGGTCACAACCGCCCGCCTGATCCTGGCCGCGGTGTTGACCGTTATCTTGTGCCGGGGCTTGCTGGCGCTGGCGGCCATGCTAAGCGTCGTCAAAATAAGCAGCGGCACCAACGCCCTGAATGTCTCGTTCATCCTGGGGATCATGGCCCTGCCGACCATTGTCAGCGTCGCCGAAGATTCGCTGCAGGCGGCCGGCCGCGAACTGCGCGAAGGCAGTTACGCCCTCGGCGCCACCCGTGCCGAGACCCTGTTCAAGGTCATTATTCCCGCGGCCGGCAGCGGCATCATCGCCGCCATCATCCTCGGCGTGATGCGCGCCGTTGGAGAAACCATGGTGGTCTGGATGGCGTCGGGCAACGCCGCCCAGATCCCCAG
This window contains:
- a CDS encoding PstC family ABC transporter permease, producing the protein MSDAVSRLRRLTALMLKGFLLLATALSLVAVLLIIAYITRDALPFFKLRGLGELFRSTAWYPSGRPPEFGAMAIFFGTGLVTLGAILVAVPLGVAAAIALSDILPYRLRQAVKPVIEILAAIPSVAYGFFALVILAPLLQNRGGSLLVIALWVIALPLGLLFIFVVTEIATRSIREDMVTTARLILAAVLTVILCRGLLALAAMLSVVKISSGTNALNVSFILGIMALPTIVSVAEDSLQAAGRELREGSYALGATRAETLFKVIIPAAGSGIIAAIILGVMRAVGETMVVWMASGNAAQIPSPWFNFLSPVRTLTATIAGDMGEADQVTGSSRYHVLFAMALCLLLTSFAANLISEWILRRQQRKLGGLK